A stretch of the Argentina anserina chromosome 6, drPotAnse1.1, whole genome shotgun sequence genome encodes the following:
- the LOC126796710 gene encoding WRKY DNA-binding transcription factor 70-like has translation MECTWPTSQVNVQEKVKEQLIRGHELASQLRLVVSNGDGGSARGLAKEIFCSFTTILSILSGNHDSKGKNTQVNTSSRTIALPTVIDSSSSWDALKTIKSTESLMDNRSSSKKRKASHSWSRDAPDFIDDGLAWRKYGQKQILDAIYPRSYFRCSHKYDQGCKATKQVQKLDDDPSLFRTTYIGNHTCKHGLLEAPELVLDNVTGGSYREESTSNSKFMITFGNTSIPYQQGHPHFSSHYSSTEREIIKSNHVPSSQLSPSLSFDYLVPPDQLMVFESSEPIGRLPMWRDGALL, from the exons ATGGAGTGTACATGGCCAACTTCACAGGTCAATGTTCAGGAAAAGGTGAAGGAACAGCTGATTCGAGGGCATGAACTTGCTAGTCAACTTCGTTTGGTTGTCAGTAATGGTGATGGCGGATCCGCCAGAGGTCTTGCTAAGGAGATCTTTTGCTCGTTCACCACCATCCTTTCGATCTTAAGTGGGAATCATGATTCTAAGGGGAAGAATACTCAAGTCAATACTAGTAGTAGAACTATTGCTCTTCCTACTGTAATAGATTCATCATCATCCTGGGATGCTCTCAAGACTATTAAGAGTACGGAAAGTTTAATGGATAATAGAAGTTCTTCCAAGAAAAG AAAAGCTTCGCACTCATGGAGTAGAGACGCTCCCGATTTCATTGATGATGGTCTTGCTTGGAGGAAGTATGGACAGAAACAGATCCTTGATGCCATTTACCCAAG GAGCTACTTTAGGTGTAGTCATAAGTACGATCAAGGCTGTAAGGCGACCAAGCAGGTGCAGAAGTTGGACGATGATCCATCCTTGTTTCGAACTACATATATCggaaatcacacatgcaaacATGGTTTACTCGAAGCTCCTGAACTTGTGCTTGATAATGTAACTGGTGGTAGTTATAGAGAAGAGTCTACTTCGAATTCCAAGTTCATGATCACGTTTGGGAACACCAGCATCCCGTACCAACAAGGACATCCACATTTCTCATCACACTACTCATCAACCGAAAGagagatcatcaaatccaatcaTGTGCCTAGCAGTCAATTATCACCATCACTATCTTTCGATTATCTTGTTCCACCTGATCA